Proteins from a single region of Thermoplasmata archaeon:
- a CDS encoding DUF2080 family transposase-associated protein, with protein sequence MDCPKEHLGRTVYLVII encoded by the coding sequence ATTGATTGCCCCAAAGAACATCTTGGAAGAACTGTTTATCTGGTGATAATTTGA